The following are from one region of the Hippocampus zosterae strain Florida chromosome 9, ASM2543408v3, whole genome shotgun sequence genome:
- the LOC127607140 gene encoding uncharacterized protein LOC127607140 isoform X1 translates to MKSFERLVLNHLKNVTGPQLDPLQFAYRANRSVDDAVNIGLHYILEHLDSTGTYARILFVDFSSAFNTIIPELLTPKLLHLGVSPTICQWILSFLTGRTQQVRLGATTSSIRTTSTGAPQGCVLSPLLFSLYTNDCTSTDPAVKHKVRRRHHGHRSHQRRRRVCVPPTSGAAGALVRPTQPRAEHAQDCRDDRGLQETFFSSVAPHTIQLPCVNRRDLQVPGNHSLPGHEVGSQHHLHPEKGPAADVLPEAAEEAWPATGGATTVLHCSHRINPVFFHHGLVWGRHKKGQNPTSTDS, encoded by the coding sequence atgaagtcctttgaacgccttgtgctgaatcacctaaagaacgtcactggaccccagctggaccctctccagtttgcctaccgggcaaacaggtctgtggatgacgcagtcaacataggtctgcactacatcctcgagcacctcgacagcacagggacctacgcaaggattctgtttgtggatttcagctctgcgttcaacaccatcatcccggaactcctcacccccaaactactccacctcggtgtgtcccctacgatctgccagtggatcctcagcttcctgacgggacggacacaacaggtgagactgggagcaacaacatcatcaatacgcaccaccagcactggagccccacagggatgtgtcctctcgccactgctcttctctctctacacaaacgattgcacctcaacagatccagctgtcaaacataaagttcgcagacgacaccacggtcatcggtctcatcaaagacggcgacgagtctgcgtaccgccaacaagtggagcagctggagctctggtgcggccgacacaacctcgggctgaacacgctcaagactgtagagatgatcgtggacttcaggaaacattcttctcctcagttgcccctcacactatccaactgccctgtgtcaaccgtcgagaccttcaagttcctgggaatcacagtctcccaggacatgaagtgggaagtcaacaccatctccatcctgaaaagggcccggcagcggatgtacttcctgaggctgctgaggaagcatggcctgccacaggaggtgctacgacagttctacactgcagtcatcgaatcaatcctgtgttcttccatcacggtttggtttggggccgccacaaaaaaggacaaaatccgacttcaacggacagttag
- the LOC127607140 gene encoding uncharacterized protein LOC127607140 isoform X2, producing the protein MIVDFRKHSSPQLPLTLSNCPVSTVETFKFLGITVSQDMKWEVNTISILKRARQRMYFLRLLRKHGLPQEVLRQFYTAVIESILCSSITVWFGAATKKDKIRLQRTVRTAEKIVGTALPTLEDLHTARIKTRARKILLDPPHPAHHLFQPLPSGRRYRSMRTKSSRHLNSFFPLAINSLNSH; encoded by the coding sequence atgatcgtggacttcaggaaacattcttctcctcagttgcccctcacactatccaactgccctgtgtcaaccgtcgagaccttcaagttcctgggaatcacagtctcccaggacatgaagtgggaagtcaacaccatctccatcctgaaaagggcccggcagcggatgtacttcctgaggctgctgaggaagcatggcctgccacaggaggtgctacgacagttctacactgcagtcatcgaatcaatcctgtgttcttccatcacggtttggtttggggccgccacaaaaaaggacaaaatccgacttcaacggacagttaggacggcagaaaaaatcgttggcaccgccctacccactcttgaggacttgcacactgcaagaatcaagacaagggcacggaaaatcctcctggatcccccgcaccctgcccaccacctttttcagccactcccctcaggcagacgctacagatccatgcgcaccaaatccagtagacacttaaacagcttcttccctctagccattaactccttaaacagtcactga